In the genome of Mycoplasmopsis pulmonis, one region contains:
- the rplR gene encoding 50S ribosomal protein L18 translates to MAKLSRNQARKAKNLKIRTKITGTAERPRLSVFRSHMNFSAQLIDDSKSITIVGITTAKKGSKEYHGNIKSAHELGLKFAKMIKEKNVSKIVFDRSGYLYHGRVKAFAEALRSEGIEF, encoded by the coding sequence ATGGCAAAATTATCAAGAAATCAAGCTAGAAAAGCAAAAAATCTTAAAATTAGAACTAAAATCACTGGAACAGCTGAGCGTCCTAGACTATCAGTTTTTAGATCACATATGAACTTTTCTGCTCAATTAATAGATGATAGTAAAAGCATTACTATTGTAGGAATCACCACAGCTAAAAAAGGTTCAAAAGAATATCACGGAAACATCAAATCAGCTCATGAATTAGGTCTTAAATTTGCAAAAATGATTAAAGAAAAAAATGTTTCAAAAATCGTTTTTGACCGTTCTGGTTATCTATATCATGGTCGAGTTAAAGCTTTTGCAGAAGCATTGCGTTCAGAAGGGATTGAATTTTAA